Within the Verrucomicrobiota bacterium genome, the region TATCGTTAAGGTTTTTCCCGTGAACAATAATCCACGGGTTGGCGCCATACGCCATGCGTTAGTGTGCCAAAAGAAGTCTTTCGGACAAGCAGAATATTTACCCCGGATCCTTCGGAACGCGTCCGCCAATAAGTCGCGCAATTCGGCGAAATGCGCGTGCCGTTAAATCATAACGCGCCGATTTGGCTTCGCCACCGATCAATTCAAGACGACACCGCGACGAATGTAGGTGGGTTCATCGAGGTCTTCGCCTTGCACAATGGTCGGCTCGCTTTTTTCAAAGCGGCCTCGGGAAATGATGTCCAGCGGAAGTTGCCCTTGCAGCGTATTGGCTTTTTTCCGACGGGCCCGCGTGGGTTGCTGATTCTTCAGCAGGGCGGCGGCACGCTCCGGCGGCATGCCGGGCGCGGGCGCGACAAAGCGGGCCGGTGACCGCGTCACCGGTCGGTGCTGCACATCCGTATCCACTTCGGCAGAAATGTTTTCAGGCTCACCTGGCGGCGGCATGGGTGCGGACTCGGAAGCAACTGGATTGAGCATCGGCGCAGGCTCCGTGGCACCACCGCCAAAACGGGAAGCAATCAGCGTGACGGACAACCGGCCTTTCATGCCAGGGTCCACGGCGGCACCCATGGCTTGACGCGCACCTTCCGCCACCCGGTTGATCTGTTCCATCAGGCGGTTAATCTCCCCCATGGACATATCATCACCACCGACAAAGCTGACCAGAATGGCGTCCGCACCCGCAATGGCCTGGCCGCCATCCAGCAGCAGGTGACTCAGGAGCTTTTCCTGAATCTCCCGCGCGCGGTTTTCGCCGGAGGCTTCCACGGTGGCAATGGCGCTCTCGGCGTGTTTGCCATCGGTCACACTTCGCAAGTCAGCGACATCGAGCTTGATCAGCGCCGGACAGGTGAGCAGCCGCCAGATGCCCCGCACGCCCTCGCACAAGAGCCCGTTCATGATTTGGAAGGCATCCTGCAGGCTTGTCTTTTCATCCACCAACTTGAAAATTTTCTGATTGGGGATGCAGATGACGCTATCCGCCTCCGCCTTGAGCTGATGGAGGCCCAGGGTGGCCTGACGGGAACGGCGGCTGCCCTCGAACTCGAAGGGCAGCGTGACCACGCATAATACCAGCGCACCAGCCGATTTGGCCGCACGCGCCAGCACCGGACTCACACCCGTGCCCGTACCGCCACCCAGTCCCGCCACAATAAAAACAATGTCCGCCCCCGTACAAAGGGTTTTGAGCCGCGCCTCGTCTTCCAAGGCAGCGGCGCGCCCCACGTCGGGATCACCCCCAGCTCCCATGCCACGACTCAGGTTCTTGCCCAATAAAACTGGCTGTGCCTGGCTGGCCTCTTTCAATGCCTGGGCATCGGTATTCAGCACGGCCAGACCGACGCCGGCAAGGCCCTCGCCCGCCAGACGCTGGACGGCGTTGCCGCCGCCGTTGCCCACGCCAAAGACGCGGATATTGAGAGCGGCTTTCACGATCGCGGGAGAAATATCACATGGGTCACTCATAAGCACCTCGTAATTCGGTTCATCGGCGGAAGATCGGGCCAAACGCTTCCTTGAGTTTTTGGGTAATCCCGTTTGGACGGCTCTTTTTCTGCTGGAACGAGCCGAACTTCACCAGGCCGATGCCGGCGGAAAATTCGGGCTGGTCGAGCGCTGACTTGATGCCGCTGATCGAGCTGGTTTTACCGATGAACGTCTGGACCTGGAAAATGCTCTGGGCCAAATTTTGCACCTGCGGGATGCGCGCGCCGCCGCCGCACAGGAACACGCCGGCCCGGAGGTAATCCAGCAGCCCGTTTTGCGCCAGGTCCATTTCGATCAGTTGAAAAATTTCCTCGACGCGCGGCCCCATAATGCGGTGCAGGTGTTCGAGGTTGATGACCTTGGCGGGCAGCCCGATTTCACTTTCGATAGAAATGGTCTGACCTTTGAGATCGGGCGGCATGACGGCGGCTCCGTGGGACAGCTTGAGCTGTTCAGCCCGGCCCATCGGCACTTTGAGGCCATAGGCAAGATCGTTGGAAACGTGGTCGCCCCCCACGGCCAGCACGGCGGCATGTTTGACAATCCCATCGGCATAGAGCACGTACTCGGTCACTCCGCCGCCGATATCAATCACCAGGGCACCCACCTCTTTTTGCTCGGCGGTCAGCACGGCAAGCGCGGAAGCCAGCCCGTTGAACACGACGGCATCCACATCCAGTTGCAATCCCTTCACGGTGCGGATGGCATTTTGAAAACGATTGGCGTTACCATGAATCACATGGACATCCACCTCGAGGCGCGAGGCGTACATGTCCACCGGGTTGGTCACCCCTTCCTGGCCATCCACAATGAAATGCTGCCGGATGGCGTGGATGGTGGCGTCGGTGGCAGGAATATTGATGACCTTGGCGTTCTTGATGACGTCCTCGACATCCTCCTTGGTAATGGACCGGTCGGCAGACAGGATGGGATGGACGCCACGGTTGGTGAAGCCGCGCACATGACTGCCGGTCACGCCCAGATAGACGCTGCGAATTTCCGCGTCCGACATCTGTTCGGCCTCGACGATGGCGGCGCGAATATCCTCGGCGGCCTGGGCGGCATCAATCATCTCGCCCTTGCGGACGCCACGCGATTTGGCCTGGCCGACGCCAATGATGTTCAGCGCGCCGGCGTCGTTGATTTCACCGACGACGGCGCATACCTTGGAAGTGCCGACTTCCAAGCCAACAATGACTGAGGAGTTATCAAACATTTTTCCGTTTGGGGGTTGGGCGAACAGGTTTGACGGATTTGGCGGGCACCGGAACCACCGCGCTGGCGTCCACCACGGTGAACGGCACGTTATTGGCCACGGAGAGATCAAGATTGGCGAGGGACTTGCCGCGTTGCCGCGCATAATCATGCGCGACCCGCCAGCGGCGCAATTGCACCTCCAGACGATCGGAGCCAAACACCACCCGGCACCCCTGGCCGGTGGTCAGGGTCATGACTTCCGGCGAGGCCAGATCAATCCAGCGCACATCCACCAGCCCAGCCATGGGTGAGCGTTCAAATTCAGTCAGCAAACGCAACGCCGCCTTGACGGGCAAGGATTCCACCGGGCGTCCGGGCCGCAGTTCAGCGTGGTTTACTCCGGTTAAAATCGGCAGGAATTCGTTGGTGGCCGCCCAGGGGATCGCCCGCTGCTGCGGGCGCACCGGCAGCATCACAAACCCCTTTTCGTCCAGCGTGTACAAGGCCTGATCGCGAACCCCGGGGCCAAGCGGCTGCAAAATTTGGGCGATGGGCTGGCGTTCAGTGATGCGGATGCGCAAGGTTTGCGGCAGCACCCGTTCGACGGCGACACTCTGAATCATGGGCACCAATTCCAGATCGCGTTTGACCCGCGGCAAATCCAACCCGAAGAGATTCATCCCCACCTGCACACCAGCCCAGCGGCGCAATTGGTCCTGCGACAGCACACCGTCGGTTTCCACGCTGATGGAATGAATGGCAAACGATTCATTTTCATACACCCAGCGATCCAGCATCCACGCACCGCCGCGCCACATCAGGAACACGACGAATAGCGTGCCAAAGGTGAGACCCATAGCCATGGAAGCAAAACGCACCCGGGTCGCGCGCGCCTGTGCGGCGCTGAGTTTCACGTCGAGCACATTATGATGCTCGAACCGGCGATTTTTTGCTTTGCGATTAAATGGCCACATAAGGAAATTTTGTCCGTCGTTTTAGCACGCGGGCGCCAGGCTGCGATGCAGTGCCAGTTCCACCATCCGCTGGCAGAGCGTGGGGTAATCCATCCCCGCCGCCGCTGCGGCTTTGGGCAACAGGCTGGTCTCGGTCATGCCCGGCAGTGTGTTGACCTCCAAGACCATTGGCTGCCCCTGCCCCGTCACCATCACGTCCACACGCGCGTAATCGCGCCCCCCGATGGCATGGAACGCGCCGAGGGCCGCGTCCTGGATGCGCCGCGTCAACTCCGCCTCAAATTCGGCCGGGCAAAAATAATCCGTCGCGCCGGGAGTGTATTTGTTCGCGTAATCGTAGCCGCCGGTTTTGGGCCGCACCTCGACCACCGGCAGGGCCTGGTTGTCCAAAATGCCCACCGTGGTTTCCCGGCCAATCACCCGTTCTTCAACCAGCAACACCGAATCATAACGGAAACCGCGCGCCAAGGCGGCGCGCCACTGGGTTTGCTCCTCCACGAAGCTCAGCCCCACACTGGAACCCTGGCGCACGGGCTTGACCACCACCGGCGGTTGCCACCCTTGCGGCCAGGCTGCCTCGAGCGTTTTGACCAGGCAGCCCTTGGGCGTAGGCACTCCGGCACTGATGCATTTCTGTTTGGTGGCCACCTTGTCAAAAGCGACCCGGCTGGCCTCAATCCCGCAGCCGGTGTACGGCACACCGAGCTTTTCCAGCTCAGCTTGAACCGTGCCGTCCTCGCCGTAGGTTCCGTGCAAGGCCAGGAACGCCACGTCCGTATTGGATTCCAACGACCATTGGCCGGGTCGGGCATCCACCTCCTGCACTTCATGCCCGATTGAACGCAGCGCATTCGCCACGGCCTGGCCGGTGCGCAAGGACACTTCCCGCTCGGCGGAAGGTCCCCCGAGCAACACCGCGATATGCAATTTGTCAGTCATAACGTTATTGGTGATAAATCATTCTCCGATAATTTCCACTTCGGTTTCCAACTCGATGCCGCGCGCCGACCGGGCGCGCTGCTGAATCAGTTCTATTAAAGCGAGGACATCCTGGGCAGTGGCCTGGCCGTCATTCACGATGAAATTCGCGTGAACATCCGACACCACGGCACCACCCACCCGGGCGCCTTTCAACCCCAGTTCGTCAATCAATTTGCCGGCGGGGATGGCCGCGGGATTTTTGAAAATGCAACCGGCGCTGGGTTGGCGGGGCTGGGCGCGCCAACGTTTGCGATTGCTCTCGCGCAGGCGCTCCGCGATGTGTGGGCGCGACGACGGCTCGCCCTTGAGCACCGCGCCCAAGGCCAAATGATTCTTGAACAGCGGGCAGCCGCGATACTCCACATTCACTCCCGACGCCGGACGCTCCGTCACCCGTCCGTCATGGTCCATCAAACGGATTTGCTCGACCACCTCGAACAGCCAGTGCCCCATGGCTCCGGCATTCATGCGCATCGCCCCGCCCAAACTGCCGGGAATCCCCTCCAGAAACTCGAGTCCGCCCAGTTCGTGATCGCGGGCGAGGTTGGCGATTTGTTTCAATCCCGCACCCGCGCCGCAACGCAGGCGTTGTTCCACGACCTCGATGCGGCTGAAATTGGGATGCGCCAGCGAAATGACCATTCCCCGTACGCCCTGATCTTTCACCAGCAGATTGGAACCGCGCCCCAACATTCGGAAGGGAATTCCTTTCGCCTGGCAGAACAGCAGCACCGCCGCGAGATCGCTCTCGGAAGTGGGTTCCACGTAAAAGTCGGCCCGGCCACCCACCCGGAACGTGGTTTTGCGCGAGAGCGGCTCGTCACGCCGTAACACGCATTCCGGCGACAACTTCGCAAGCAGTTCAGCATGTAATTGATCGGTCGCCACAGGAATCGCGCGACGTAATTCACTGGCCAGCGCGTGCGCGGTCACAGTGATGTCCGCACCCGCGCCCAAAAATATCACCACATCCCCCGGTTGCATGGCGGCCCGCACCTGGCGGCGCAGTTCCTCGAATCCGGGAACATGGCTTGCATCCACTCCGCAAGCCCGGATTTCTGCGGCCAGGTGCGCGCTGGTCACGCCGGGAATCTCCGGTTCGCTGGCCGCATAAATATCACCAATCCAAAGTTTATCCGCCCCGGCAAAACACGTGCGAAATTCCGGCAGCAGATGCAGAGTGCGGGTGTAGCGATGCGGCTGGAAAGCGACCAGGAGCCGGCGTCCCCCCAGCGATTGAAGGGCGCGCAGCGTGACCCGGATTTCGTTGGGATGATGCCCGTAGTCATCAAACACGCGGAACCTGGCATCGCGGAACAATTCCTGTTGCCGCCGCGCCGCCCCGCGAAACTCTGCAATCACCGGCGCAATGCGTTCCGGGGGATAGCCGAGTTGATGCAGGAGCGCAATGGCAGCGGTGGCGTTGGCGATATTATGTTCGCCGATCAGGCGCAGATGAAAATCACCCAACCGCAAACCGTTGTGCCACACTGTAAACGCGGAAGCATACTCGGAACCAATGCCGGGCGATGGCCGCCGCTCAATTCGATAAGCCGCCAAAGCGTCAAAGCCATACGAAACCGCTCCCGTCCGCTGCGCCAGCAAAACCGCCAACCGCGTATCATCCGCGCAGAATACCACGCACCCCGGAGTCTGCGCGGCAAAAGCGTCGAATTCACGGCAAATCGCATCCAGATTCGCAAAGTGATCCAGATGCTCCGCGTCCACATTCAGAATAATGGCGTGTTGCGGACGGAAATCGCGCAAGGTGCCGTCGCTTTCGTCGGCCTCGATGACAAACCAGGGCGCCGGACCGGACGCCGGCGCGGGGGCAAACCGTCCGTGCTGCGCCAATTGCGGGACCAGCCAACCCACCGCGTAACTGGCCGGCGGACCAAGCTGCTCCAGCGCAAACGCCAGCAGGGCGCTGGTAGTGGTTTTACCATGCATTCCGGCGACACAGATGCCGCGTTGCCGCTGTAATAACGCCGCCAACAGATGCGCGCGCCGCACGGTGGGAATGCCCAGCGCCTGCGCCCGCACCAATTCCGGATTGTTCGCCCGCACCGCCGCGGTGCAGGCCACGAGCACCGGACGTTCCGACTCCAGCCGTCCGGCGTCATGCCCCAATTCAAGCCGCGCGCCACGCGCGCGAAGCTGCTCAATCTCGGGATTGACCTGCAAATCCGAACCCGCCACCTGGTGGCCAAGGTCCAGCAACAGGTGTCCCAGCGCGCTCATGCCGCACCCGCCGGCCCCCACCAAATACACCACGCTTCCCTGCCCCGCCGCGTCGAGCAGGTTGCTGATTTGAGATGGCGTCAGCGGGTTCATGTGGCCACGGTGGTGGATTCAAGCCGGGCACCCGCCACGGCGGAAAAGTTGAATTGCCCGCCATGCAATTGCTTCAGGCGCGCCAACATCTGATCCGCGATCACCCCGGCAGCGTCAGGCTTATGCCACTGGCCGACCGCCTCCGCCATGCGGGCGTGTGCCGCCGGATCGTGCGCCAGCGGTTCGAGCAACGCCAGCAGGCGCGCGGGCGTGGCGGATTTTTGTTCCAGCAAACTGGCCGCGCCGGTATCCGCAAACGCGCGCGCATTAAAATATTGATGATTGCCCGCCGCAAACGGAAACGGAATCAACACGGCGGGCAGGCGCATGGCGGCCAGTTCCGCCTGCGAGGAAGCCCCGGCGCGGCTGATGGCCACCGTGGCGGCGCCGAGCGCGCACTCCATGCGATCCAGGAATTGCCAGACCACCGCGTCCAGTTGGCGCGCCGCATAGGCCGCCCGCACCTTTTCATAATCCTGAACGCCGGCCAGATGCGCGAACTGCCAGCCGGGCAAGCGTTCTTTTAGAAAATCCAATGACGCAATCACCAATTCATTAATACCCGTCGCCCCCTGGCTGCCCCCCATCACCAGCAGCACCGGACGCTCGGCTTTCAGGCCCAGCCGGCGGCGTGACTCCCCGGGTTCGCCGGCTCGGAACTGCGGACGCACCGGCGTACCCACCACCTGCGCGCGAGCCAACCGTTGCGCCGTCGCGGGAAACCCGACGAACGATTGATGCACAAAACGGGCCAGCCAGCCATTGGCCCGGCCCGGGATGGTGTTGGACTCGTGCAAGAACGCGGCCGCGCCAAACTTCCGCCCGGCATGCACCGGCGGCGCGCTGGTAAAGCCGCCCATGGCCAGCACCGCCTGGGGTGGCCGTTGGCGAAAGAGCCGGACCGCCAGACGATAGGATTGCCAGAAGCCCTTGAAAAATTGCAGGTACCGATGGTCCGTCATCCCAACGGCGGGCAACGTATGCACGGTAATCCCGTCCACGCCTTTCACCGCCTCCTGATCCACTTCCTTGGGGGAAATCAGCGCCAGCACCTCACACCCGCGCGCCCGCAATTCGCCCGCCACGGCCAGACCGGGGAACAAATGCCCACCGGTGCCACCGCAGGCGATGGCCACAAGGGGTTTGGAGGAGCGATGGCTCATTCAAGAAACCGGGGTAATCGGAATGGGTTCGTTGGCTAACGCGTCTTCGGTTGGGTTCACCGTCCCGCCCGCCTGTCGCGCCACGCTGAGCAGAATGCCCATGCTCGCCAGCATCACGAGCAAACTAGACCCGCCATAACTGATGAAGGGGAGCGGCAAGCCCTTGTTGGGCAGCACATCAGTGACGACCCCAATATTGATGAACGCCTGCAGACAGACCAGCAGCGTGATGCCCGCCGCCAGGAACGTGCCAAAATCATCGCTCGCCCGCCAGGCGATGAACATGCCACAAGCGAGAATCACCAGATAGCCCAACACAATGCCCAGAGTGGCGACAATTCCCAGCTCCTCACCAATGATGGTGAGAATGAAATCCGTGTGGTGCTCCGGCACAAAACCGAGCTTCTGCCGGCTGTCCCCCAACCCCAGCCCTTCGGCGCCGCCCGAGCCCAGCGCGATGATGCCTTGATAGGTCTGATAGCCCGTGCCGTCCATGTGCTGCTCCGGATAGAGCCACGCCATCACGCGCGCGCGCCGCACTGGATTGCTCCAGATGGCGGCGCCCAGACCGAGGCACACCAGCAGCACCACGGGCAAAAACGCGCTCCAACGCACCCCGGCGACCAGCAGGAGCATGGCGCTGACCGCGCCGATCAACATCGTGGTGCCGTAATCACGACCGGCCAGGATCAGCCCCAGAACCACGGCGAGCGCCGCCCCCGGGATGAGCACACCGAACTTGAAGCGCGCCAGCCGCCGCCGGTACCGCTCCGCGTAATGCGCCAGCGCGATGATCACGGCGAGTTTGGCGAGTTCCGAGGGCTGGAACCGCAGCGGACTCAGATTCAGCCAGCGATGTGCGCCATTAATTTTCAAACCAATTACAGGCACGAAAACTAGGCAGAGCAGGACACAGGCCAGCCCGAACAGCACCAGCGAGACACGTTTCCAAACATGGTAATCCAGCGAAAGCGTGCCGGCAAACGCCCCCACCCCCAGCGCGCACCAAAGCAATTGCATCATCAGGTAATGCGTGCCTTTCTGCGTCATGCTGGCGCTATAAAGCATCACCATGCCCAGCGCGATCAGCGCCGCGACGCAAAAGATGAGAATCGTGGTGACGATTTTCATGGGGTGAGATGGAAAATGTTCCTCAATGGGTTCAAAGCAAACTGGGCGCCGGACTGAGGATCCCCGGCGCCCAGTGGTTGATCGGTTTGATCAGGAGGTCACCGAGGGCGGCGTGACCGGCATCGCCGCCGGAGCCGCCGGGGCTGCCGGAACCGTTGCTTCCGCTTTACCCGGAATCTTCAGCTTCTGCCCTTCGCGGATCATGTCCGTCGGCAGGTTGTTGGCCATCTTGATCTGTTTGGGGGTGGTGCCCTTCGCCTTGGCAATTTTAATCAGGCTGTCATTTTTCTTCACCGTGTACACGTTGCCACTGCTGTCCGTCGTCGCCGCCGGAGCAACACTGTCAACTGGTTTCGCGGTGGCCACCGCCGCCGTCTTTTCGGGGATTTTGATTTTCAGCCCGATTTTCAGCTTGCGGGAATCCACCCCGGGATTGGCTTTGGTGATGGCCGCCACGCTCACGCCATATTTCTTGGCAATCGTGGTGAACGAATCACCCTTGGCAATCGGATGCTCGGTGGCGGTGCCCGTGGCCACTGCAGGCGGCGTCAGACCGCTGTCCACGGGCGGCAGCGGAGTCACCGGTACTACTGGCGTTGCGGGCGGGTTGACCACAACGGATTGTGGTGGCTGCATCGGTGGAGTTACCACCGATGGTGTGGTGGTGAGCGGCATATCCAACGGCGTACTGTTGGAGTTGCCCACCAATAAACTGGAATTATCCAGCGGCGGCGCCTTGGCGACGGTTTGTTTATCCTTGCAACCTTGCACCAGCAAGGCACCGAGCAATACGACGTGAAATGCCAGGATGGCAAACACGGCGATATACACGTTGGACCGGCTTTTAGGTTTCTGGTCGTCCTGCATCCCTTGGGGGGGGAACGAGTTCTGCGTATTCATCTGTCTTAGGTTCGCTTCTTATAGCGTCCTTTCTTTGAGGTTGTTTATTTGTTTGTTGCCCCGGCGTTTTCCCTCACAAAAACGCCGGGACAAATTCGTATTATAATCGCGTTTCTTTTAACTCAGATTTTGCGTTGTTCAACGCGGCACCACTATGTTGTGTTTCACAAAAAGTGCAACCACAATCTGTTGTGTTTTTTAACGCACCTACCGCCGCCCGAAACACCTCGCCGCGGTGCTGATAATTCTGAAATTGGTCAAAGCTGGAACAGGCGGGGGAGAGCAACACCGTATCCCCTGGTTCAGCCTGCCGCGCGGCAGCCATCACTGCATTCGTAAGGCTCTCTTCCAAAACACATTGGGTAAAATCACCCCACGCGGCTTGCAATTTTTCCCGGGTTTCACCAATTAGGAATGCCCCCTTCACCCGCCCCGGAAATGATGGCGCAAGTTCTTGATAGTCAAAGCCCTTATCTTTTCCACCGGCAATCAGCCACAGATTGGCTTGTCCTTGGGTGGTCACCGGGATGGTCTGAATCGCCTTGCGCACCGCATCCACATTTGTGGCTTTGGAATCATTGATGTACTTGACCCCATTAATCTCGGCCACCAGTTCACAGCGATGCGGGGCAGGATCATACTTTTTCAACGCTTCGGCCACCACCTCCAGCGGCAGACGCAATACGCGCCCGACCGCCAGGGCCGCCATCATGTTTTCGGCATTATGCGGACCGCGCAAACGGGCGTGGTTCATGTCCAGCAGCGGGCCGACCCATCCCTCAATCCGGCTGATGAGCAGGCTGCGATCCAGGAAAATATCCGCCTGCCGATCCTGGGCGCTAAAGGTGATGATTTTCGAGGGAATGCTGAGCTTCATCGCCTGCATTTGCGTCAACGCCTCGAACTGCACAATGGCCCAGTCAAATGCCTGTTGGTTCATGAAAATCCGGGCCTTGGCGCGAATATAATCCGCCATACCGGTGTAGCGGTCAAAATGATCGGGGGTTAGATTCATGAGGACGGCGACCACCGGACGAAAATAATGGATGGTTTCGAGCTGGAACGAAGAGACTTCCAGCGTGAGAAAATCAAGTTCCCGGGTGCGATCCGCCACGTCGCAGAGGGGCAATCCAATGTTGCCGGCGGCCACGGTTGTACGATGCGCGTGGGTGAGCACCTTTTCGATCAGTTCGGTGGTGGTGGTTTTTCCATTGGTGCCGGTGATGGCCACATTGAGACAATACGATTGCTGGTAGCCAAGTTCCAGTTCGCCGATCACCGGTGTCCCGGCAACGACCAGCGGGTTCACCAGCGGGTGTTCCAGCGAAATGCCGGGGCTCACCACCGCCAGATCAAACGCACCCGCCGGAGCAGCGGCGGCGCCCAGCGTCACGGAAACACCCTGCGCGCGCAATTCCCGCGCCACCTGCCGCAGCGCCTCGGTATCGGCGGCATCCGCCGCCGTCACGCGGGCTCCGCGCCGGAGCAGGAGGGCGCAGGCGGCGCGCCCGCTTGCGCCAAGCCCGGCCACATACACCGATTTATTTGCCAATAAATGCATTAAATAATTAATATCAACGTATTTTAAGTGAACTCAGCGCCATCACCGCGCAGATCACGCCCAGGATGTAAAACCGCGTGACAATCCGCGAATTGGCCCAGCCGAGCTTTTGAAAATGATGGTGCAGCGGGCTCATCAGGAACACCCGCCGCCCCTCGCCGTAACGCAGACGGGTGTACTTGAACCACGTCCGCTGAATCAGCACCGAGCCGGCCTCGAGCACGAAGACCCCGCCGGCCAGCACCAACACCAGGGGCTGATGCACCAGCACGGCGATGATCCCGATCACCCCGCCCAGCGCGAGCGAGCCAGTATCGCCCATGAACACTTCCGCCGGCTGGCAGTTGAACCACAGGAAGCCCAGTCCCGCCCCGATCATCGCGGCGCAAAATACCGTCAGTTCGCCCGCGCCCGGCACATAGGTGATTTGCAGATAACGCGCAAAATTCACATTACCGGCCACATAGGTCATGATGAGCAGCACGAACGAAACGATGACCGTACAGCCGATGGCGAGGCCGTCGAGGCCGTCGGTGAGGTTGACGGCGTTCGAGGTGCCGACAATGGCAAAGACGGTGATCAGCAGGCCCGCAATCACCCCGGCCGTGCCAGTCAGCACCGGATACTTGTAGAATGGCACCATGACCTGGCTGATCAGGTTGGTCGTCAGCGGCAACCGCCACAAGTAAAAGGCGATAAAACCCGCCAGCATCACTTGTACCCAGAGTTTGACGCCTTCACGGGCGCCATCCGCGTTGCGCCGGGTGATCTTGAGATAATCATCGTAAAATCCCAACCCGCACAGCACCACCGCCGAGAGCAGCGTCAACTGGATCAGGGTGTTGTCCCACTGCGCCCATAATAACGTCGTCAGGTCCATGATCAGCACGATCATCAGCCCGCCCATGGTGGGGACATTCCGGGCGTTGTTCGCGGCGCGGGCCGCATACTCTTCCTTGAACAGCGACTCCAGCCAACGGATAAACCGGGGGCCAATCCACACACACAACAAGAGCGCCGTCAAGGCCGCGCACGCGCCGCGAAAAGTGAGATACCGGAACAGGCGCAAAAAGGAGAGGACGGGCTCCAGGGGAGTATCCTGGGTCCGTTCCAAAATCGTCTGTGCCAGCCAGTATAACATGTCAATCAATCACACCATCGAACAGTTTATCGCTCAAACTTTGGCGGTTTCGCCTTTCAATATTTCACTCACCCGTTCCAGCCGGGCGGCCCGCGATGCCTTGAGCAACACCACATCGCCGGGTTTCACCCGCGTTTTCAGTTCCGTGCCGGCCGCGCCGGCGTCCGCAAATTGTTCCACGGCCTCCAGCCCGGCCGTCCGCGCGCCGGCGGCGGTGGCCGCCGCCATCCCACCCACCGCCATCACCAAATCCAGCTTCAATTCGGCTGCCCTTTTCCCAGTCTCCCGGTGCGCCGCTTCCGCGTGCCCGCCCAGTTCCGCCAAGTCGCCCAGCACCGCGATGCGCCGGCCCGCGCACGGAAA harbors:
- the murG gene encoding undecaprenyldiphospho-muramoylpentapeptide beta-N-acetylglucosaminyltransferase, encoding MSHRSSKPLVAIACGGTGGHLFPGLAVAGELRARGCEVLALISPKEVDQEAVKGVDGITVHTLPAVGMTDHRYLQFFKGFWQSYRLAVRLFRQRPPQAVLAMGGFTSAPPVHAGRKFGAAAFLHESNTIPGRANGWLARFVHQSFVGFPATAQRLARAQVVGTPVRPQFRAGEPGESRRRLGLKAERPVLLVMGGSQGATGINELVIASLDFLKERLPGWQFAHLAGVQDYEKVRAAYAARQLDAVVWQFLDRMECALGAATVAISRAGASSQAELAAMRLPAVLIPFPFAAGNHQYFNARAFADTGAASLLEQKSATPARLLALLEPLAHDPAAHARMAEAVGQWHKPDAAGVIADQMLARLKQLHGGQFNFSAVAGARLESTTVAT
- the ftsW gene encoding putative lipid II flippase FtsW, producing the protein MKIVTTILIFCVAALIALGMVMLYSASMTQKGTHYLMMQLLWCALGVGAFAGTLSLDYHVWKRVSLVLFGLACVLLCLVFVPVIGLKINGAHRWLNLSPLRFQPSELAKLAVIIALAHYAERYRRRLARFKFGVLIPGAALAVVLGLILAGRDYGTTMLIGAVSAMLLLVAGVRWSAFLPVVLLVCLGLGAAIWSNPVRRARVMAWLYPEQHMDGTGYQTYQGIIALGSGGAEGLGLGDSRQKLGFVPEHHTDFILTIIGEELGIVATLGIVLGYLVILACGMFIAWRASDDFGTFLAAGITLLVCLQAFINIGVVTDVLPNKGLPLPFISYGGSSLLVMLASMGILLSVARQAGGTVNPTEDALANEPIPITPVS
- a CDS encoding LysM peptidoglycan-binding domain-containing protein, with product MNTQNSFPPQGMQDDQKPKSRSNVYIAVFAILAFHVVLLGALLVQGCKDKQTVAKAPPLDNSSLLVGNSNSTPLDMPLTTTPSVVTPPMQPPQSVVVNPPATPVVPVTPLPPVDSGLTPPAVATGTATEHPIAKGDSFTTIAKKYGVSVAAITKANPGVDSRKLKIGLKIKIPEKTAAVATAKPVDSVAPAATTDSSGNVYTVKKNDSLIKIAKAKGTTPKQIKMANNLPTDMIREGQKLKIPGKAEATVPAAPAAPAAMPVTPPSVTS
- the murD gene encoding UDP-N-acetylmuramoyl-L-alanine--D-glutamate ligase, with the protein product MHLLANKSVYVAGLGASGRAACALLLRRGARVTAADAADTEALRQVARELRAQGVSVTLGAAAAPAGAFDLAVVSPGISLEHPLVNPLVVAGTPVIGELELGYQQSYCLNVAITGTNGKTTTTELIEKVLTHAHRTTVAAGNIGLPLCDVADRTRELDFLTLEVSSFQLETIHYFRPVVAVLMNLTPDHFDRYTGMADYIRAKARIFMNQQAFDWAIVQFEALTQMQAMKLSIPSKIITFSAQDRQADIFLDRSLLISRIEGWVGPLLDMNHARLRGPHNAENMMAALAVGRVLRLPLEVVAEALKKYDPAPHRCELVAEINGVKYINDSKATNVDAVRKAIQTIPVTTQGQANLWLIAGGKDKGFDYQELAPSFPGRVKGAFLIGETREKLQAAWGDFTQCVLEESLTNAVMAAARQAEPGDTVLLSPACSSFDQFQNYQHRGEVFRAAVGALKNTTDCGCTFCETQHSGAALNNAKSELKETRL
- the mraY gene encoding phospho-N-acetylmuramoyl-pentapeptide-transferase — protein: MLYWLAQTILERTQDTPLEPVLSFLRLFRYLTFRGACAALTALLLCVWIGPRFIRWLESLFKEEYAARAANNARNVPTMGGLMIVLIMDLTTLLWAQWDNTLIQLTLLSAVVLCGLGFYDDYLKITRRNADGAREGVKLWVQVMLAGFIAFYLWRLPLTTNLISQVMVPFYKYPVLTGTAGVIAGLLITVFAIVGTSNAVNLTDGLDGLAIGCTVIVSFVLLIMTYVAGNVNFARYLQITYVPGAGELTVFCAAMIGAGLGFLWFNCQPAEVFMGDTGSLALGGVIGIIAVLVHQPLVLVLAGGVFVLEAGSVLIQRTWFKYTRLRYGEGRRVFLMSPLHHHFQKLGWANSRIVTRFYILGVICAVMALSSLKIR